From Neobacillus sp. PS2-9, the proteins below share one genomic window:
- a CDS encoding YhgE/Pip domain-containing protein produces MQKIWHIYKTDWVNIFRVPTVLFLIVALMVLPSAYAWINIKSMWDPYSNTSGIKVAVTNEDTGAELNGKRINVGNEIISTLKANHKLGWVFVKQEKAVHGVKSGKYYAYLLIPKDFSQKLTSILEINPQKPKIEFGVNEKINAVAPKITSSGASSVTAQISQAFIKTVGNAIFSGFYKVGVELEKNLPNIQKVETQIFELEKALPQIQEMGKKAIELEGKLPELHEKGQKVIELEQRIPDIQKAGESILKVESALPRIHEAGDKILELQDKMNDLKRTTSVISDVLASISDIETKVKEAIDRVKETDQVNTDENQVGLNQLQAELEKIQGTIQEIHVGLQQKVSTVENDLNSASSFISNDLPVVEQKVHKAADFVRTDLPKLEDDIRKAANLVRTKLPEVEKLIHKAADFARNDLPGFEAEIRNAADKLRQFEKSVNIRDLIEFLKHDPEKESSFLSSPILLNTKRIFPIPNYGSAMSPFYTMLALWVGATLLIASLRVDVENSNGTYRGYHLYLGRLLTFLTIGIFQAAIVSLGDLFLIHTYVVDKLWFVLLSILVSIVFIIITYTLCSVFGNIGKGLAIIFLVLQISSSGATFPVSTTSPVFQAINPYMPFTYAVSMLRETVGGMVKEVVTKDIIYLLAFAAVSFLLALVLKKPLENRIQQTAQKARTTKIIP; encoded by the coding sequence ATGCAAAAAATTTGGCACATTTACAAAACTGATTGGGTCAATATTTTTAGAGTACCAACCGTATTGTTTTTAATTGTGGCACTTATGGTTTTACCGTCGGCTTATGCCTGGATTAATATCAAGTCTATGTGGGATCCATATAGCAATACTTCAGGTATTAAAGTGGCAGTTACGAACGAAGATACTGGTGCAGAGCTTAATGGGAAAAGGATTAATGTGGGAAATGAAATCATAAGTACATTAAAAGCTAATCATAAACTTGGATGGGTATTTGTCAAACAGGAAAAGGCAGTTCATGGTGTAAAGAGTGGAAAATATTATGCCTATTTGCTAATTCCAAAGGACTTCTCTCAAAAATTAACTAGTATTTTAGAAATCAATCCGCAAAAACCCAAAATTGAATTTGGAGTAAATGAAAAAATTAATGCGGTTGCACCAAAAATCACTAGCTCGGGTGCCTCAAGTGTTACCGCTCAAATTAGTCAGGCGTTTATTAAGACGGTCGGGAATGCTATTTTTTCTGGTTTTTATAAGGTGGGTGTGGAGTTAGAGAAAAACCTGCCAAATATCCAAAAGGTAGAAACTCAAATTTTTGAACTTGAAAAGGCTTTACCTCAGATTCAAGAAATGGGGAAAAAAGCGATTGAACTTGAAGGAAAGTTACCTGAATTGCATGAGAAAGGGCAGAAAGTGATAGAGCTTGAACAAAGAATACCAGACATTCAAAAAGCAGGGGAAAGTATATTAAAGGTTGAAAGTGCATTACCTCGAATACATGAAGCTGGTGACAAAATACTAGAGCTTCAAGATAAGATGAATGATTTGAAAAGGACCACTTCCGTTATTTCAGATGTTTTAGCGAGCATTTCAGATATAGAAACAAAAGTAAAGGAGGCCATTGATCGGGTAAAGGAAACGGACCAGGTTAACACAGATGAAAATCAGGTAGGGTTAAATCAGTTACAAGCTGAATTAGAAAAAATTCAAGGAACAATCCAAGAAATTCATGTAGGTCTACAGCAGAAAGTGAGCACAGTGGAAAACGATCTGAATTCAGCCTCAAGTTTTATTAGTAATGATTTGCCTGTTGTTGAACAAAAAGTTCATAAAGCAGCTGATTTTGTAAGGACTGATTTACCAAAACTTGAGGATGATATTAGAAAAGCAGCAAACCTAGTGCGTACAAAACTTCCCGAAGTGGAAAAGCTAATTCATAAAGCAGCCGATTTCGCCAGGAATGATCTTCCTGGGTTCGAGGCAGAAATTAGAAATGCAGCAGATAAGCTCCGCCAATTTGAGAAAAGTGTGAATATCCGTGACCTGATTGAATTTCTTAAACATGACCCTGAAAAAGAGAGCAGCTTTCTTTCTAGCCCAATTTTATTAAATACAAAAAGGATTTTTCCTATTCCTAATTACGGTTCAGCCATGTCACCTTTTTATACGATGCTGGCACTATGGGTAGGAGCGACTCTCCTAATAGCCTCACTCCGAGTAGATGTAGAGAATTCTAATGGTACATATCGTGGTTATCATTTATATCTAGGAAGACTCCTGACTTTTTTGACTATCGGAATTTTTCAGGCTGCCATTGTCTCCTTAGGTGATTTGTTTTTAATTCACACCTATGTAGTCGATAAACTTTGGTTTGTTCTGTTAAGCATTCTTGTCAGCATAGTCTTTATCATTATTACGTATACATTATGTTCCGTGTTTGGAAATATAGGAAAAGGATTAGCGATTATATTTTTGGTGCTGCAAATCTCTAGCTCTGGTGCGACGTTCCCGGTAAGTACGACCTCTCCAGTTTTTCAAGCAATTAATCCCTACATGCCATTTACATACGCTGTTAGTATGCTTCGGGAGACTGTTGGCGGAATGGTAAAAGAGGTTGTTACTAAAGACATCATCTATCTTCTTGCTTTTGCAGCTGTAAGTTTCCTTCTAGCCCTTGTTTTGAAAAAGCCTTTAGAAAATCGGATACAACAAACCGCCCAAAAAGCAAGAACAACTAAGATCATTCCATAA